In Pseudomonas nunensis, a single window of DNA contains:
- a CDS encoding LysR family transcriptional regulator: MHGLNELGFKALRLFVAVLDHGSFSEVARREGLAPSSISRQIQLMEQALNQQLLYRHTRAVTPTEAGRMLGHHARLVLVQLEEAEQALQEQQSEPSGLVRINAPVVFGQRHLTPWLGQLCERYPKLQLDIQQTDSYVDPLQEGADLLFRIGPLHDSSMQARILAPHRFQVAASPAYLKRHGVPQHPEDLAAHQCLAYKGVTGQQRWFFRQGQEDWTPYSVKGPITGNHADTLTQAAEQGLGLVMFPSWLIGEAVREGTLVPVLGEYQVSNSLEPQQIAVLWPGSRRLSVKVRTVIDFYVECFGTVPYWDRP; the protein is encoded by the coding sequence ATGCACGGCCTCAACGAGCTCGGATTCAAGGCGCTTCGGCTATTCGTCGCAGTACTCGACCACGGCAGTTTTTCCGAAGTCGCCCGCCGCGAAGGCCTCGCGCCCTCCTCGATTTCCCGGCAGATCCAGTTGATGGAACAGGCCCTCAACCAGCAATTGCTCTACCGCCACACTCGCGCGGTCACGCCGACGGAGGCCGGACGCATGCTCGGGCATCACGCGCGATTGGTGTTGGTGCAACTGGAAGAGGCCGAACAGGCCTTGCAGGAACAGCAAAGCGAACCCAGCGGACTGGTGCGGATCAATGCGCCGGTGGTGTTTGGCCAGCGGCATCTGACGCCGTGGCTGGGGCAGTTGTGCGAGCGCTATCCGAAGCTGCAACTGGATATCCAGCAGACCGACAGCTACGTCGACCCGTTGCAGGAAGGCGCCGACCTGTTGTTCCGCATCGGCCCGCTGCACGATTCGAGCATGCAGGCGCGAATCCTCGCGCCGCATCGCTTTCAAGTCGCGGCCAGTCCTGCCTATCTGAAACGCCACGGCGTCCCGCAACATCCCGAAGACCTCGCCGCGCACCAATGCCTGGCCTACAAAGGCGTGACGGGTCAGCAGCGCTGGTTCTTTCGTCAGGGGCAAGAGGACTGGACGCCGTACTCGGTGAAGGGACCGATCACCGGCAACCACGCCGACACCCTGACCCAGGCCGCCGAACAGGGGCTGGGGTTGGTGATGTTTCCGTCATGGCTGATCGGCGAAGCGGTGCGCGAAGGCACGCTGGTGCCGGTGCTGGGAGAATATCAAGTGTCCAACAGCCTGGAGCCGCAGCAAATTGCCGTGCTGTGGCCGGGTAGCCGGCGGTTGTCGGTGAAGGTGCGGACGGTGATTGATTTTTATGTGGAGTGTTTCGGAACCGTGCCCTATTGGGACAGACCATAG
- a CDS encoding AraC family transcriptional regulator: MALAAPPDLTDTDVPVQPLARTYPRGLYIEPHEHVWGQLLYAMSGVMWVETPHEALVVPPQRAVWLPPGVPHGIRVVSDLQMRNIYLRPALAATLDAKVQVIEVGGLLRELIVGLVDQGDNGTPEYYEALVGLALLELKRARRSMLTIPLPDDSDRRLLNLCQAVMAAPSLNISFEQHAENAGASVRTLARLFKDGLGMGFAEWRRQVQLATAAAELIQGVPVSVIARELGYSPSSFSDMFRRELGVAPSQYTTGQHPSL; the protein is encoded by the coding sequence ATGGCCCTTGCCGCACCCCCCGACCTGACTGACACCGATGTGCCCGTGCAGCCGCTGGCGCGCACTTATCCGCGTGGACTGTACATCGAGCCCCATGAACATGTCTGGGGCCAGTTGTTATACGCGATGAGCGGGGTTATGTGGGTCGAGACACCGCACGAGGCGCTGGTGGTGCCGCCGCAACGGGCGGTGTGGTTGCCGCCGGGCGTGCCCCATGGGATTCGCGTGGTCTCGGACTTGCAGATGCGCAATATCTACCTGCGACCGGCGCTGGCGGCGACCCTGGATGCCAAAGTGCAGGTGATCGAGGTCGGTGGACTGCTGCGTGAATTGATCGTCGGGCTGGTGGATCAGGGGGACAACGGTACGCCGGAGTATTACGAGGCGCTGGTTGGCCTGGCGTTGTTGGAACTGAAACGGGCGCGGCGTTCAATGCTGACCATCCCGTTGCCGGACGATTCGGATCGGCGCCTGCTGAACCTGTGCCAGGCCGTCATGGCCGCGCCGTCCCTGAATATTTCCTTTGAACAACACGCCGAAAACGCCGGGGCCAGCGTGCGCACCCTGGCGCGGTTGTTCAAGGACGGGCTCGGCATGGGCTTCGCCGAATGGCGGCGGCAGGTGCAACTGGCGACAGCGGCGGCGGAGTTGATCCAGGGCGTGCCAGTCAGCGTCATCGCCCGGGAACTGGGGTATTCGCCGAGCAGCTTCAGCGACATGTTTCGTCGGGAATTGGGTGTGGCGCCTTCGCAGTACACGACAGGACAACACCCATCCCTGTAG
- a CDS encoding purine-nucleoside phosphorylase — MQAMTRLSLSVGLACGTLLASTAWASEAPIQPKVMLITMFAPEAQNWIERLELKQEIRVPGLSAEYPNIRCNTQQVCLMVTGMGQTNAAASTLALALSSKFDLRKSYFLIAGIAGISPKHGTIGTAAWAHYLVEFGTQWEIDSRDAPKDWPTGYIGINTKGPNEKPPLDYKTEVFELNPKLLAKAFALSHKVELSESKESAAWRVKYPSAPANQPPVVTKCDTLAGNTWFSGTRLSERAEVWTKLLTDNKGEYCTTQQEDNSTYEALLRASREGLVDVQRLAVVRAGSDFDRPAPGQSEVDNLLKYADQGGFVPALENLYRTGNPLVQDILKNWSAWEKGVPEA; from the coding sequence ATGCAAGCAATGACGCGTCTGTCCCTGTCCGTTGGCCTGGCCTGCGGCACCCTGCTCGCTTCCACCGCGTGGGCGAGCGAAGCACCGATCCAGCCGAAAGTGATGCTGATCACCATGTTCGCCCCCGAGGCGCAGAACTGGATCGAGCGCCTGGAACTCAAGCAGGAAATCCGCGTACCGGGCCTGTCCGCCGAGTACCCGAACATTCGCTGCAACACGCAGCAGGTGTGCCTGATGGTCACCGGCATGGGCCAGACCAACGCGGCGGCATCGACCCTGGCCTTGGCGCTGTCGTCGAAATTCGACCTGCGTAAAAGCTACTTTTTGATCGCCGGGATTGCCGGTATCAGCCCGAAACACGGGACCATCGGCACCGCTGCTTGGGCGCATTACCTGGTGGAATTCGGAACCCAGTGGGAGATCGATTCCCGGGACGCGCCGAAAGACTGGCCGACCGGCTACATCGGTATCAACACCAAAGGCCCGAACGAAAAACCGCCACTGGACTACAAGACCGAAGTCTTCGAGCTCAATCCGAAACTGCTCGCCAAGGCGTTTGCCCTGTCACACAAAGTCGAGCTGAGCGAGAGCAAGGAATCGGCAGCCTGGCGCGTGAAGTACCCGTCAGCCCCGGCCAATCAACCGCCGGTAGTGACGAAGTGCGACACGCTCGCGGGCAATACCTGGTTTTCCGGCACGCGTTTGAGCGAACGGGCGGAAGTTTGGACCAAGTTGCTGACCGATAACAAAGGCGAGTACTGCACGACTCAGCAGGAAGACAACTCCACCTACGAAGCGCTGCTGCGGGCGAGTCGTGAAGGCCTGGTGGATGTGCAGCGCCTGGCGGTGGTGCGCGCCGGTTCCGACTTCGACCGGCCAGCGCCGGGGCAGAGTGAGGTGGATAATTTGCTCAAGTACGCGGATCAGGGCGGGTTTGTGCCGGCACTGGAAAACCTCTACCGCACGGGGAATCCGTTGGTGCAGGACATTCTGAAGAATTGGTCGGCTTGGGAGAAAGGTGTGCCCGAAGCCTAA
- a CDS encoding DUF1427 family protein, giving the protein MNYLISLGIGLGVGLLYGALDFRSPAPPAIALVGLLGMLAGEQLWPMGRQLIAGWLS; this is encoded by the coding sequence ATGAACTACCTCATCTCGCTGGGCATCGGCCTGGGCGTCGGCCTGCTTTACGGCGCTTTGGATTTTCGCTCCCCGGCGCCTCCGGCCATCGCGCTGGTGGGGTTGCTGGGCATGCTGGCCGGCGAGCAGTTGTGGCCCATGGGCCGGCAGTTGATCGCCGGTTGGCTCTCCTGA
- a CDS encoding metallothionein codes for MIDSESICDCPKCSCKLGQHPIARHGKHYCCEACAKHHEHGEECSSKGCKCAHD; via the coding sequence ATGATCGACAGTGAAAGTATCTGCGACTGCCCGAAATGCTCCTGCAAACTGGGCCAACATCCGATTGCGCGTCACGGCAAGCACTACTGCTGCGAAGCCTGCGCCAAGCATCATGAGCACGGTGAAGAGTGCTCCAGCAAGGGCTGCAAATGCGCCCACGACTGA
- a CDS encoding DMT family transporter produces the protein MNLIILLAVVVAAGAVLSIQAAINGRLGETVGVLRSSLLTFVVGAVVTGLLILFFEPAHAVSLLDVPKWQLSGALFGVVYMMVMVGAVPRVGTAVATVAVIVGQLGMGMLIDNFGWLGNPAIELSGSRIVAMVCLALALVFMYRSNSRQA, from the coding sequence ATGAATCTGATTATTTTGTTGGCCGTGGTGGTCGCGGCAGGTGCGGTATTAAGTATCCAGGCGGCGATCAATGGACGTCTCGGGGAAACCGTCGGCGTGTTGCGCAGCAGTTTGCTGACCTTTGTGGTCGGCGCGGTGGTCACCGGGTTGTTGATCCTGTTTTTTGAACCGGCCCACGCCGTGAGCCTGTTGGACGTGCCGAAATGGCAGCTCAGCGGGGCGCTGTTTGGCGTGGTGTACATGATGGTCATGGTCGGCGCGGTGCCCCGGGTCGGCACGGCGGTGGCGACGGTGGCGGTGATCGTCGGGCAACTGGGCATGGGCATGTTGATCGACAACTTTGGCTGGCTCGGCAACCCGGCGATCGAGTTGTCGGGGAGTCGGATCGTGGCGATGGTGTGTCTGGCGCTGGCGTTGGTGTTTATGTATCGCAGCAATTCGCGGCAGGCGTAA
- a CDS encoding nucleoside-specific channel-forming protein Tsx, with product MHRMSSRVTCSRSFAVSLLLASVTGLLSSTVLAQPAPAEESAQGETLSPEASPPKKGAYLSDWFNQDLTVIGSKDISFGPQPSDDVYLEYEYFGRKGPFELYGYVDIPKIFDIGNSHDKGAWDHGSPLFMEHEPRISIDYLAGRSLAVGPFKEWYVAFDWIYDHGSNTRNRANTLYSGLGTDIDTHSRVNLSANFYGRYQWENYGASNEYSWDGYRAQLKYIVPISSFSNGASLTYIGFTNFDFGSDLHKDNPARTANATVATNVLLYSFTHLRFTLVGRYFHNGGNWEDGSELNFGDGDFRARSNGWGYYAGIGYQF from the coding sequence ATGCACCGCATGTCCAGCCGCGTGACTTGCTCGCGCTCCTTTGCTGTTTCTTTGCTACTGGCCAGCGTTACAGGACTACTCAGCAGCACCGTTTTGGCGCAACCCGCCCCCGCCGAAGAATCCGCCCAGGGCGAAACCCTCAGCCCCGAAGCCAGCCCACCGAAAAAAGGCGCGTACCTGTCGGACTGGTTCAACCAGGACCTGACGGTCATCGGCAGCAAGGACATCAGCTTCGGCCCGCAACCGTCCGACGATGTGTACCTGGAATACGAATACTTCGGCCGCAAGGGACCGTTCGAGTTGTACGGCTACGTCGACATCCCGAAAATCTTCGACATCGGCAACAGCCATGACAAAGGCGCGTGGGACCACGGTTCGCCGCTGTTCATGGAGCACGAACCGCGCATTTCCATCGACTACCTGGCCGGTCGCAGCCTGGCCGTCGGGCCGTTCAAGGAATGGTATGTGGCGTTCGACTGGATCTACGACCACGGCAGCAACACCCGCAACCGCGCCAACACGTTGTACAGCGGTCTGGGCACCGACATCGACACCCACTCGCGGGTCAACCTGTCGGCCAACTTCTACGGTCGCTACCAGTGGGAAAACTACGGCGCCAGCAACGAGTATTCCTGGGACGGCTACCGCGCCCAGTTGAAATACATCGTGCCCATCAGCAGCTTCAGCAATGGCGCGTCGCTGACCTACATCGGCTTCACCAACTTCGACTTCGGCTCCGACCTGCACAAAGACAACCCGGCGCGCACCGCCAACGCCACCGTGGCCACCAACGTATTGCTGTATTCGTTCACGCACCTGCGCTTCACCCTGGTCGGCCGTTACTTCCACAACGGCGGCAACTGGGAAGATGGCAGCGAGCTGAATTTCGGCGATGGCGACTTCCGCGCCCGCTCCAATGGCTGGGGTTACTACGCCGGCATCGGTTATCAATTCTAA
- a CDS encoding DUF6555 family protein, with the protein MNNAKLFVIEYTLHGAPKSFIIRLDKMDNAEAWHWASCDAGVGRIPRFGREKVQKTSKPLAEKFGVENVTWRPAS; encoded by the coding sequence ATGAACAACGCAAAACTATTCGTCATTGAATACACCCTTCATGGCGCCCCCAAGTCTTTCATTATCCGCCTGGACAAGATGGACAACGCGGAGGCCTGGCATTGGGCAAGTTGCGATGCCGGCGTGGGCCGCATCCCGCGCTTTGGCCGTGAGAAGGTGCAAAAGACCAGCAAACCGCTGGCGGAAAAATTCGGCGTCGAGAACGTCACGTGGCGACCGGCGAGCTGA
- a CDS encoding quinone oxidoreductase family protein produces the protein MKALQFDKTGDLSSLRYVEVPTPVAGADEVLVQIKAAGLNPSDVKNVLGRFPYTTLPRIPGRDFAGVVVQGPQAMIGQEVWGTGRELGFFADGSHAQFVKLPANGVALKPTHLSFAQAASLGVPYTTAWDALERSLVTSGTRLLVIGGGAVGSAALALAKIRGAQVLAAARRVEQVKELQAQGFQTLQLDKPEDLGAQVNAVYAGGADVIFDTTGFWLPASVPALAPFGRIAIIAAPVDGLVQLPALALYRKGGSVVGINSLLYGVQACAGMLDQFGKFFDQDLLPLPEGLVESPLAEGVARYAEVNQGSGDKVILLP, from the coding sequence ATGAAAGCTCTGCAATTCGACAAGACCGGCGACCTCTCTTCCCTGCGCTACGTCGAGGTCCCGACCCCGGTGGCCGGCGCCGATGAAGTGCTGGTGCAGATCAAGGCCGCGGGCCTGAACCCCAGCGATGTGAAGAACGTGCTGGGACGTTTTCCCTACACCACGCTGCCACGGATTCCCGGTCGGGATTTCGCCGGGGTGGTGGTGCAAGGCCCGCAGGCAATGATCGGTCAGGAAGTCTGGGGCACTGGTCGCGAGCTGGGCTTTTTTGCTGACGGTTCCCACGCGCAGTTCGTCAAGTTGCCGGCCAATGGCGTGGCACTCAAACCGACTCACCTGAGTTTCGCCCAGGCCGCCAGCCTCGGCGTGCCCTACACCACGGCGTGGGATGCGCTGGAACGCAGTCTGGTGACATCGGGTACGCGCTTGCTGGTAATCGGCGGCGGGGCGGTGGGCAGTGCGGCGCTGGCACTGGCGAAAATCCGTGGCGCCCAAGTACTCGCGGCGGCGCGGAGGGTGGAGCAGGTCAAAGAGTTGCAGGCGCAGGGTTTTCAGACCTTGCAACTGGACAAGCCCGAAGACCTCGGCGCGCAAGTGAATGCCGTGTACGCCGGTGGCGCTGACGTGATCTTCGACACCACCGGTTTCTGGCTGCCGGCCTCGGTACCGGCACTCGCGCCGTTTGGCCGCATCGCGATCATTGCCGCGCCGGTGGACGGCCTCGTGCAATTGCCGGCGCTGGCGTTGTATCGCAAGGGTGGTTCGGTGGTCGGGATCAACTCGCTGCTGTATGGCGTGCAGGCGTGTGCGGGGATGCTGGATCAGTTCGGCAAGTTCTTCGATCAGGATCTGTTGCCGTTGCCGGAAGGGCTGGTGGAATCGCCGTTGGCCGAAGGCGTGGCGCGGTATGCCGAGGTGAATCAGGGCAGTGGTGACAAGGTGATTTTGTTGCCTTAA
- a CDS encoding DMT family transporter has product MQSPSIDNAGVITTPTTKPGLRLLLLPLVILAGMGLSVEAGLLGPLGVQVGHLWATLSIFGVGSAILFLLLLFSGKQQGPALSELPRWQLIGGFLGPIYVVVLTMATPHIGVAMTMIAILSGQVGKSVLIDHFGWFGATRKKVNGERWLALLLIVAALVLSARG; this is encoded by the coding sequence ATGCAATCTCCTTCAATCGATAACGCCGGCGTTATCACAACGCCAACCACCAAACCCGGGTTGCGGCTATTGCTGCTACCCCTGGTCATCCTCGCCGGCATGGGCTTGTCCGTGGAGGCCGGTTTGCTCGGGCCGCTCGGGGTTCAGGTCGGGCATCTGTGGGCAACCCTGAGCATCTTCGGCGTCGGTTCGGCGATTCTGTTTCTGTTGCTGCTGTTCAGCGGCAAGCAACAGGGTCCGGCCCTCAGCGAATTGCCGCGTTGGCAGCTGATCGGCGGGTTTCTCGGGCCGATCTACGTGGTGGTGTTGACCATGGCCACGCCGCACATCGGTGTCGCCATGACCATGATTGCGATCCTCTCCGGGCAGGTCGGCAAGAGTGTGCTGATCGACCATTTCGGCTGGTTCGGCGCCACCCGCAAAAAGGTCAACGGTGAACGTTGGCTGGCCTTGCTGCTGATTGTGGCGGCACTTGTTCTGAGCGCTCGGGGTTGA